A window of Orenia marismortui DSM 5156 contains these coding sequences:
- a CDS encoding family 1 encapsulin nanocompartment shell protein: protein MSNLRRSLAPITPEAWEFIEEEARDVLNIKLTGRRAVDFIGPKGIDFAAVNTGRRVLFDDSELEGIRYFKRHVLPLIEVEVPFKMNLEEIESLVRGAEDVDTDPLIEAAEKVARAENEAIFYGMDEVSIEGLIDSSAQEVIDINEKEGIVSAVATGVKNLVIENIEGPYILLLGPKMFSMLYKLNEIDDKGYPTRKRLEELIEGKVIPAPVLGDKGILLSTRGEDFELIVGEDISIGFNYQDRDELEFFFLESFTFRVNTPEAIVVLK from the coding sequence ATGAGCAATTTAAGAAGGTCATTGGCGCCAATAACTCCTGAAGCTTGGGAGTTTATAGAAGAGGAAGCAAGAGATGTTCTAAATATTAAATTGACAGGTCGTAGAGCTGTTGATTTTATTGGACCAAAAGGAATTGATTTTGCTGCAGTAAATACAGGAAGAAGAGTATTATTTGATGATTCTGAATTAGAAGGAATAAGGTATTTTAAGCGTCATGTCTTACCTTTAATAGAAGTAGAAGTTCCTTTTAAGATGAATCTAGAAGAGATTGAATCTTTAGTTAGGGGCGCAGAAGATGTGGATACTGATCCATTAATTGAAGCTGCAGAGAAGGTTGCTAGAGCAGAAAATGAAGCAATTTTTTATGGTATGGATGAAGTTAGCATAGAAGGATTAATAGATTCTTCTGCCCAAGAAGTAATTGATATTAATGAAAAAGAAGGGATAGTTTCAGCAGTAGCAACAGGTGTTAAAAATTTGGTGATCGAGAATATAGAAGGTCCATATATATTATTGTTAGGTCCTAAAATGTTTTCAATGTTATATAAATTAAATGAAATTGATGATAAGGGATATCCTACTAGAAAGAGATTAGAAGAATTAATTGAAGGAAAAGTAATTCCGGCACCTGTTCTGGGAGATAAGGGGATATTACTTTCTACTAGAGGAGAGGATTTTGAGTTGATTGTTGGAGAAGATATCTCTATTGGTTTTAACTATCAAGATAGAGATGAATTAGAGTTCTTTTTCTTAGAATCTTTTACTTTTAGAGTTAATACTCCAGAAGCTATAGTAGTTTTAAAATAA
- a CDS encoding pyridoxamine 5'-phosphate oxidase family protein: MVVATTTGEEVKQKVIEFLKKKDTGALATSGADTRVSPVKYFLGEDLDIYIHSDGGSKFDNLRQNKDVCLLVSTEFYGDYKTIKGVQVFGQAEIAKSDSSLYQEAEKYCPFNHMSGEGYIIKITADRAVYKNSVDGNGEKNIWKA, translated from the coding sequence ATGGTAGTTGCAACTACAACAGGTGAAGAAGTAAAGCAGAAGGTTATTGAATTTTTAAAGAAAAAAGATACAGGGGCATTAGCAACCTCTGGAGCAGATACAAGAGTAAGCCCTGTTAAATATTTTCTTGGAGAAGACCTTGATATTTATATTCACAGTGATGGAGGTTCTAAATTCGATAATTTAAGACAGAATAAGGATGTTTGTCTATTAGTAAGTACAGAATTTTATGGAGATTATAAAACAATTAAAGGTGTGCAAGTTTTTGGACAAGCAGAAATAGCTAAGTCTGATTCATCACTCTATCAGGAAGCTGAAAAGTATTGTCCCTTTAATCATATGTCAGGTGAGGGATATATTATTAAAATTACTGCTGATAGAGCAGTTTATAAAAATTCAGTAGATGGTAATGGAGAAAAAAATATTTGGAAAGCTTAA
- a CDS encoding encapsulin-associated ferritin-like protein has translation MALHDEDLYNLPEEAKDFHRMIVTVMEELEAVDWYNQRAAATKDPQVRAIVEHNRDEEFEHAAMALEWLRRHHSVFDQYLKEFLFSDGHITHADDEHHHGHDHKHGPIDNPQISSTSSDNSLGIKGLNRKGEN, from the coding sequence ATGGCACTTCATGATGAAGATTTATATAACTTGCCAGAAGAAGCTAAAGATTTTCATCGGATGATTGTAACTGTAATGGAAGAACTGGAAGCAGTTGATTGGTATAATCAAAGGGCTGCAGCAACTAAAGATCCTCAAGTTAGAGCCATAGTAGAACATAATCGTGATGAAGAGTTTGAACATGCAGCAATGGCATTAGAATGGTTAAGAAGACATCACTCTGTTTTTGATCAATATTTGAAAGAATTTTTATTTAGTGATGGTCATATTACACATGCTGATGATGAGCACCACCATGGACATGATCATAAGCATGGGCCCATAGATAATCCCCAAATAAGTAGTACTAGTAGTGATAATTCATTAGGAATTAAAGGTTTAAATAGAAAGGGGGAAAATTGA
- a CDS encoding acylphosphatase, whose amino-acid sequence MSAKVRKHLYISGKVQGVGFRWYTSEKAAYLGIKGWVKNLSDGRVEAIISGDKDKVKKMIDFISIGSPLAQVKKVEVIDEDYQGEFKKFKTKY is encoded by the coding sequence ATGTCAGCAAAGGTACGTAAACACCTTTACATAAGTGGTAAAGTACAAGGTGTGGGTTTTCGTTGGTATACCTCTGAAAAAGCAGCTTATTTAGGCATAAAAGGTTGGGTCAAAAACCTATCTGATGGCAGAGTAGAAGCCATTATTAGTGGTGATAAGGATAAGGTGAAGAAGATGATAGATTTTATTAGTATAGGATCTCCACTGGCCCAAGTAAAGAAAGTAGAGGTTATAGATGAAGATTATCAAGGTGAATTCAAAAAATTCAAAACTAAATATTAG